A stretch of the Dioscorea cayenensis subsp. rotundata cultivar TDr96_F1 chromosome 4, TDr96_F1_v2_PseudoChromosome.rev07_lg8_w22 25.fasta, whole genome shotgun sequence genome encodes the following:
- the LOC120259349 gene encoding uncharacterized protein LOC120259349: MAAAAAAAATRGKGPWVRLLSLRLYPQTVHVFWRNLSSIPPSHLSRHHLNPFQSPSLILRHFSASTSVSGDRVVQELLAEVERERQLEREEKRKAGVVLGDDDGDSESEDYMGVTPLIEKLEKKKAKELENIDQFWEPTDSESDDDERYSVEEVKKRVDAFENKCKRFGELLKSFAESETLDDAHKWMTKIDKFEERHLKLPLEYRVIGDMMNRLKQTTGKDRFILLQKLNRAVRLMECKEAYDPNNPSNFGVIQHQQVGSPEDVVDNTGFEREKQMIKGASLEDDDEDLNETKEKDDVLIDKLNDLEKKIEQKLEELDHTFGKKGRVLEEEIKDLVEERNSLTEKRRRPLYRKGFDVKVIDVNRTVKVTKGGQLVKFTALLATGNYHGVVGFAKAKGPNAKIAIQRAYEKCFQNLHYVERYEEHTIAHAIHTKYEKTKIYLWPGPMRSGMSAASRTVETVLYLAGFSNVKSKIIGSRNPLNVIKVLFKALNAIETPKDVQEKFGRTVVESYLL; encoded by the exons ATGGCGGcagccgccgccgccgccgccaccaGGGGCAAGGGCCCCTGGGTTCGTCTTCTCTCTCTCCGCCTCTACCCTCAAACCGTCCACGTATTCTGGCGAAATCTCTCATCCATTCCACCATCTCACCTATCCCGCCATCATCTGAACCCGTTCCAATCCCCTTCCCTGATCCTCCGCCATTTCTCCGCCTCCACCTCTGTGTCCGGCGATAGAGTCGTTCAGGAGCTGCTTGCCGAGGTGGAGAGGGAAAGGCAACTTGAGAGGGAGGAGAAGAGAAAGGCTGGAGTGGTTCTCGGTGACGATGATGGCGATTCCGAGTCAGAGGACTACATGGGGGTGACTCCTCTGATTGAGAAgctggagaagaagaaggccaAGGAGTTGGAGAACATTGATCAGTTCTGGGAGCCCACCGATTCCGAGAGCGACGACGACGAGCGGTATTCCGTCGAGGAGGTGAAGAAGCGGGTTGATGCTTTTGAGAACAAGTGCAAGAGGTTTGGCGAATTGCTTAAGAGTTTCGCTGAGTCAG AAACTCTTGATGATGCTCACAAATGGATGACAAAGATTGACAAATTTGAGGAACGGCATCTGAAGCTGCCATTGGAATACAGAGTCATAGGTGATATGATGAACCGTTTGAAACAAACCACAGGAAAGGATAGATTTATTCTCCTTCAAAAGCTAAATCGAGCAGTTAGGTTGATGGAATGCAAAGAAGCCTATGATCCCAATAACCCATCAAATTTTGGGGTTATTCAGCACCAACAGGTAGGTTCTCCTGAAGATGTTGTAGATAATACTGGGTTTGAAAGAGAAAAGCAAATGATTAAGGGTGCCAGCCTCGAAGATGACGATGAAGACTTAAATGAGACTAAAGAGAAAGATGATGTACTGATCGATAAACTTAATGacttagaaaagaaaattgagcAAAAGCTGGAGGAACTAGATCACACTTTTGGAAAGAAAGGTAGAGTTCTAGAGGAAGAAATTAAAGATCTAGTGGAGGAAAGAAATTCTTTGACAGAGAAAAGGAGGAGGCCTCTATATCGAAAA GGTTTTGATGTGAAGGTAATTGATGTCAATCGAACAGTTAAAGTTACCAAG GGAGGGCAACTGGTGAAGTTCACTGCATTGTTAGCCACAGGCAACTACCATGGAGTTGTTGGTTTTGCTAAAGCCAAAGGTCCAAATGCTAAGATTGCTATTCAAAGG GCATAtgaaaaatgttttcaaaatcttCACTATGTCGAGCGGTATGAAGAGCATACAATTGCACATGCAATTCACACGAAATACGAAAAAACCAAG ATATATTTATGGCCTGGTCCGATGAGAAGTGGAATGTCAGCCGCAAGTCGGACAGTGGAGACTGTACTATACTTGGCTGGATTCAGCAATGTCAAATCAAAG aTAATTGGATCAAGAAATCCGCTTAATGTTATCAAGGTTCTATTTAAAGCATTGAACGCT ATTGAAACGCCAAAGGATGTGCAAGAGAAGTTTGGACGAACTGTTGTCGAATCTTACTTGCTGTAA
- the LOC120258304 gene encoding ethylene-responsive transcription factor-like protein At4g13040 — protein MVSLRRRRLLGLCSGKHSFSIGIPKFFENNTFVESRNQNIRPSSVHPLPAVIIDHQKLISEECVESTTVIKEEVDHYFQDKKIKHRKNYRRKQYKDQEPPIMRGVYFKNTKWQAAIKVDKKQIHLGTVGSQEEAAKLYDRAAYICGRRPNFELSEEEKQELSRYKWEEFLEITRNSISSKKHQRRQGGGRKKMNENNLQCNNLESM, from the exons ATGGTAAGCTTAAGACGGCGCAGACTTTTGGGACTTTGTTCTG GGAAACATTCATTCAGCATTGGGATTCCTAAATTCTTTGAAAATAACACATTTGTCGAAAGTCGTAATCAGAATATCAGGCCATCCAGTGTGCATCCGTTACCGGCAGTAATCATCGACCATCAAAAGCTG ATTTCTGAAGAATGTGTAGAATCTACAACAGTGATAAAGGAGGAAGTCGATCATTATTTTCAAG ataaaaaaatcaaacacagAAAGAATTACAGGAGAAAGCAATATAAAGATCAGGAACCACCAATAATGCGCGGCGTTTATTTCAAAAACACAAAATGGCAAGCAGCAATAAAAGTCGACAAGAAACAAATCCACTTGGGTACTGTTGGATCACAAGAAGAGGCAGCAAAATTATACGACAG AGCAGCATATATATGCGGTAGAAGGCCGAACTTTGAATTGTCAGAAGAGGAAAAACAAGAACTGAGCAGATACAAGTGGGAAGAATTCTTAGAGATTACGCGTAATTCGATTTCGAGCAAAA AGCACCAGAGAAGACAAGGTGGAGGTAGAAAGAAGATGAATGAGAACAATTTGCAATGCAACAACTTAGAGAGCATGTAG
- the LOC120259515 gene encoding uncharacterized protein LOC120259515, which translates to MGMLREGAGWCLCAGGGKSERIKGAIFSGKGPALAAISSVPGGGCGTGFLIHRGLLLTTHTNIPTVAAAEAAEIRLHHGRISARLVPHRFFITSSVLDLSIVGLDTIDADSSSQGQQPHSLKPCCNPSLDLGSLVYVLGHTNKMDLTVGEGKVVIATDNLIKLSTDGMTWCPGSAGFDAQGNLAFMVCDPMKLASSPTARSSSASSSSSLSWKKDSSMQFGIPIPIIFDWLHQHWEGSLDELSKPKLPLIRLLSTGQKSEHSCTSFTQRRVFKSSEEDNDDISSSPQVILRTRCQPGPSNSPNAVANQENLVADLRSAHEQGIPTPEIYESPRLTSGPLRKKENISNHLLDINFPPRNPRSVALPLPLKQLLPDPKENNAEEPKQQKLVVEAGHASHEIPESNDGQNPPTLPADSTLLDCCSEVQSSSSPVEVSDLQMYGDGFSSEGETMYSAETMESRNYPSPNQNNLQQVGRSQSCVNYSRWTSSIRNSGARKGNLQKQNTFIPLRKTYSQTPAAPQRSHDYYSPTVSSSMKKRNNQEESRKPRQREVQVSPRWMF; encoded by the exons ATGGGAATGCTCCGTGAGGGCGCTGGCTGGTGCCTTTGCGCCGGGGGAGGCAAGTCGGAGAGGATCAAAGGTGCCATTTTTTCTGGTAAAGGTCCCGCCTTGGCTGCTATCTCCTCTGTCCCTGGCGGTGGTTGTGGAACTGGGTTTTTGATCCACCGTGGCTTGCTTCTCACTACCCATACTAACATTCCCACTGTTGCGGCTGCGGAGGCTGCCGAGATCCGGCTCCACCATGGCCGCATCTCGGCCCGCTTGGTCCCTCACAG GTTCTTCATTACCAGTTCTGTTCTTGATCTCTCCATAGTAGGGCTTGATACCATTGATGCTGATTCATCTTCACAAGGGCAGCAGCCTCATTCCTTGAAACCCTGTTGCAATCCAAGTCTAGACCTGGGCAGTTTGGTTTATGTTCTAGGGCATACAAATAAGATGGATTTGACAGTTGGTGAAGGAAAAGTAGTAATAGCTACTGACAACCTCATAAAGCTCTCTACAGATGGAATGACATGGTGTCCTGGATCAGCTGGTTTTGATGCCCAAGGGAATCTTGCCTTCATGGTCTGTGATCCCATGAAACTTGCTTCATCACCGACGGCAAGATCCTCTTCAGCATCGTCCTCCTCATCACTTTCTTGGAAAAAGGATTCATCCATGCAATTCGGGATTCCTATTCCTATCATCTTTGATTGGTTGCATCAACACTGGGAAGGCAGCTTGGATGAACTTAGCAAGCCCAAGTTACCTTTGATTCGTTTATTGTCTACTGGACAGAAGAGCGAACATTCTTGTACATCTTTCACCCAGCGACGGGTCTTCAAGTCATCAGAGGAGGACAATGATGACATCTCATCCTCCCCCCAAGTCATCTTGAGGACAAGATGTCAACCTGGACCGAGCAATTCACCCAATGCTGTTGCAAATCAAGAAAACCTGGTTGCTGATTTACGCTCTGCTCATGAACAAGGTATTCCCACTCCGGAGATCTATGAGTCCCCAAGGTTGACTTCTGGGCCGCTcaggaagaaagaaaacatttcAAATCATCTCTTGGATATAAATTTTCCTCCGAGAAATCCAAGATCCGTTGCATTACCACTGCCCCTCAAACAACTGCTTCCAGATCCCAAGGAAAATAATGCTGAAGAACCGAAACAACAGAAACTGGTCGTAGAAGCCGGACATGCATCACATGAAATCCCAGAATCAAATGATGGACAAAATCCTCCCACTCTTCCTGCCGATTCTACCCTGTTGGATTGCTGCAGTGAGGTGCAGTCCAGTTCATCTCCAGTTGAGGTCTCGGATTTACAGATGTATGGTGATGGATTCAGCAGTGAAGGAGAAACCATGTACTCAGCTGAAACTATGGAGAGCAGAAACTACCCGAGTCCAAATCAAAATAACCTTCAACAAGTCGGCAGGAGCCAAAGTTGTGTGAACTATAGCAGGTGGACTTCCAGTATCAGAAACTCAGGGGCTCGGAAGGGCAACTTGCAGAAACAGAATACCTTTATCCCTTTACGAAAAACATACTCGCAAACTCCCGCGGCACCTCAGAGGAGCCATGATTATTACAGTCCAACTGTCTCATCAAGCATGAAGAAAAGGAATAACCAAGAAGAGTCAAGAAAGCCCCGGCAAAGAGAGGTTCAGGTATCACCAAGATGGATGTTCTGA
- the LOC120258782 gene encoding protein DETOXIFICATION 34-like, whose protein sequence is MFLRESKKIWRVAGPITLNGFFSYALNSSVQIFAGHLSAVELSAVSTSFLVTTNFPTIVLIGLGSAMDTLCGQAFGAGKIEMLAVYLQLALIILLVAALLMSPVYIFATPILKFLGQDEKIAVLAGKFSMRIIPQIFAMAMSFPVQKFLQAQSKVSILTCIAFGGLVLHISLLGMFVYVFDWGLDGAAAAYNLSSWAVSIAQLVYIIVWHKFKWTRISFSSTIKEVWSFLKLSLASAMMFCMDGWNMMVMMVITGLLNNPAIALGSISICMNINTWISMLFFGIDAAASVRVSNELGSGNARAAKYSIAVIGVTALAIAFPCIIVILATRTYFPVLFASSKELQKAVAEMAYLLILAVFLSSIQPVIIGASVGGGWQGIVAYINFLCYYLIGIPLQYIFGFLLHWNALGTWGGMLCGLVLQKLILSAIVWKTNWKDEAKKASNRMQLWVKHDETIDSQI, encoded by the exons ATGTTTTTGAGGGAGTCCAAGAAGATATGGAGAGTTGCAGGGCCTATAACTTTGAATGGTTTCTTCTCTTATGCATTGAACTCCTCCGTACAAATATTCGCCGGCCACCTAAGCGCCGTCGAGCTCTCTGCAGTCTCTACCTCCTTCTTGGTCACCACCAACTTTCCGACTATTGTTCTT attggCTTGGGGAGTGCAATGGACACATTATGTGGGCAAGCATTTGGTGCCGGAAAAATAGAAATGCTTGCCGTCTATTTACAACTCGCATTGATCATTCTTTTGGTCGCCGCTCTCCTCATGTCTCCGGTTTACATCTTCGCAACACCAATCCTAAAGTTCCTCGGCCAAGATGAGAAAATTGCCGTCCTTGCCGGGAAGTTCTCAATGCGCATAATCCCGCAAATTTTTGCAATGGCTATGAGCTTTCCAGTGCAAAAATTCCTCCAAGCTCAGAGCAAAGTTTCCATCCTCACATGCATTGCATTCGGAGGCCTTGTTCTTCATATTAGTCTATTGGGGATGTTTGTGTATGTGTTTGATTGGGGACTTGATGGAGCTGCAGCTGCTTACAATTTATCATCTTGGGCAGTGTCCATTGCTCAATTGGTGTACATCATTGTGTGGCATAAATTCAAATGGACTAGAATCTCATTTTCTTCTACTATCAAAGAGGTTTGGTCTTTTCTCAAGCTTTCTCTTGCTTCAGCCATGATGTTTTGCATGGATGGATGGAACATGATGGTAATGATGGTGATTACCGGACTTCTCAATAACCCGGCCATTGCCCTCGGTTCCATTTCTATTTG CATGAACATAAACACATGGATCAGCATGCTATTCTTTGGAATCGATGCTGCCGCAAG TGTTCGGGTATCAAATGAGCTTGGATCAGGCAATGCAAGAGCTGCCAAGTACTCTATTGCTGTCATCGGTGTTACTGCACTTGCAATCGCTTTTCCCTGCATCATCGTCATACTTGCGACACGAACTTATTTCCCCGTACTTTTTGCAAGCAGTAAAGAACTACAAAAAGCAGTAGCAGAAATGGCATATCTTCTAATTCTTGCTGTTTTCCTCAGTAGTATCCAACCAGTAATAATAG GAGCTTCTGTTGGAGGTGGTTGGCAAGGCATAGTAGCTTATATTAATTTCCTCTGCTACTATCTTATTGGAATTCCCTTGCAATATATCTTTGGATTCTTGCTTCATTGGAATGCTCTG GGAACATGGGGTGGGATGTTATGTGGACTTGTGTtgcagaaattaattttatctgCAATAGTTTGGAAAACTAATTGGAAGGATGAG GCTAAAAAAGCTTCAAACAGAATGCAATTGTGGGTGAAGCATGATGAAACTATTGATTCACAGATATGA